One Acetobacterium sp. KB-1 DNA segment encodes these proteins:
- a CDS encoding Rid family detoxifying hydrolase yields MNKKAIIADKAPAAVGPYSHAYLVGETLYTSGQLGLIPETGELENGVAKQAQRGLDNLNAVLEEAGFSRQDIVKTTIFLADMADFAMVNDIYAAFFEGQAEYPARSCVQVAALPKAARFEIEAIAAK; encoded by the coding sequence ATGAATAAAAAAGCTATCATCGCCGACAAGGCACCGGCTGCAGTGGGACCTTATTCCCATGCGTACTTAGTTGGAGAGACCCTGTATACCTCAGGTCAGTTAGGACTGATCCCTGAAACTGGTGAGTTGGAGAATGGCGTCGCAAAGCAGGCCCAAAGAGGTTTGGACAATTTAAACGCTGTTTTAGAAGAAGCTGGGTTTAGTCGACAGGATATCGTTAAAACGACGATATTTTTGGCTGATATGGCAGACTTTGCCATGGTTAATGATATTTACGCCGCTTTTTTTGAAGGTCAGGCTGAGTATCCGGCTCGATCCTGTGTGCAGGTAGCTGCTTTACCCAAGGCTGCCCGCTTTGAAATTGAAGCGATTGCAGCTAAATAA
- a CDS encoding ABC transporter substrate-binding protein, which translates to MKRENKMKKLVILMGLIMVMIFSFTACQAKPAERQTVKVGTLAGPTGMGMAEMIVNGVDLGENVTTEFTVAGAPDQLTASVISGEYQIAALPSNLAAVLFNKTEGQVVLGSVNTLGVLYIVADETAGVTSIADLKGKTIVASGQGSTPEYVLNYLLEKNGLTPGVDITINYVAEHSEAVAQLVAGQATIAMLPEPFVTTVTAKKPTIKIAVDLSKAWAEASNGSQLQMTAVVVNKEWAETNPQVLKQFMEAYEASVKTVNDDPAEGAKNIVAAGIMADAALAEKAIPNCNIVFIPVKEAQQSLNEYYTILAGFEPKAVGGKVPGEDFYVLGK; encoded by the coding sequence ATGAAAAGAGAAAACAAGATGAAAAAATTAGTGATCCTGATGGGTTTAATCATGGTGATGATTTTTAGCTTTACCGCTTGCCAGGCAAAACCGGCAGAACGGCAAACCGTGAAAGTTGGCACCTTGGCTGGACCAACCGGTATGGGCATGGCAGAAATGATTGTTAATGGTGTGGATCTGGGCGAAAATGTCACCACCGAATTCACGGTGGCCGGTGCTCCGGATCAGTTGACAGCCAGTGTCATCAGTGGCGAATACCAAATTGCCGCACTGCCCAGTAATTTAGCCGCCGTGCTGTTTAATAAAACTGAAGGTCAGGTCGTTCTGGGATCAGTCAATACCCTGGGAGTGCTTTATATTGTGGCCGATGAAACCGCTGGCGTTACCAGCATCGCCGACTTAAAAGGAAAGACCATTGTGGCCAGTGGCCAGGGATCGACACCGGAATATGTGCTCAACTATTTACTGGAGAAAAATGGATTGACCCCAGGTGTAGACATCACGATTAATTATGTGGCTGAGCACAGTGAAGCAGTGGCTCAATTAGTTGCCGGACAGGCTACGATTGCCATGCTGCCGGAACCATTTGTGACCACCGTTACAGCAAAGAAACCGACAATCAAAATAGCAGTGGATCTATCAAAAGCCTGGGCAGAAGCCAGTAACGGTTCGCAATTGCAAATGACAGCCGTCGTTGTTAATAAGGAATGGGCAGAAACCAATCCCCAGGTGCTAAAGCAGTTTATGGAAGCCTATGAAGCATCCGTCAAGACAGTGAATGACGATCCCGCTGAGGGGGCAAAAAATATTGTGGCCGCAGGGATTATGGCCGACGCAGCATTGGCAGAAAAAGCGATTCCAAATTGTAATATCGTCTTCATTCCGGTTAAAGAGGCACAGCAATCTTTAAATGAGTACTATACCATATTAGCCGGATTTGAACCAAAGGCTGTGGGAGGAAAAGTTCCTGGTGAAGATTTCTACGTTCTTGGAAAATAA
- a CDS encoding Cof-type HAD-IIB family hydrolase has translation MDIKLIALDMDGTTLQKDYMSISERTRIVLAKAIAKGIHVVPSTGRILGQLPESVVSIPGINYAVTSNGAAVTNLSTKEVISSNYLGSGSVKKIMKTLTRRNLFCEVYYQGQSYGERRYFDMIGDRNELSKDLIAFIRSNARAVDNVLDFTTEHASEIEKINIPLLSDNNLRVLWQKFSQIHGVTLTKAISNNIEVNHRSANKGDGLKQLCRILKLAPGNVMAIGDSDNDLRMLEFAGLSVAMGNASEEIKAMANHVTLPFYEDGVAHAIEKFVLA, from the coding sequence ATGGATATAAAACTAATCGCACTGGATATGGACGGGACTACGCTACAAAAGGATTATATGTCAATTTCAGAAAGAACCCGAATTGTTCTGGCTAAGGCCATTGCCAAAGGCATTCATGTGGTTCCATCGACAGGACGGATCTTGGGTCAATTGCCGGAATCGGTGGTGAGTATTCCGGGAATTAATTATGCCGTGACCTCGAATGGGGCGGCGGTAACCAATTTAAGTACCAAAGAAGTGATCAGCAGCAACTATCTGGGGTCTGGCAGCGTCAAAAAGATTATGAAGACACTGACCCGCCGAAACTTATTTTGTGAGGTTTATTATCAGGGCCAATCCTACGGTGAGCGCCGTTATTTTGATATGATTGGTGATCGGAATGAATTGTCAAAGGATCTGATTGCCTTTATTCGCAGCAATGCCAGAGCCGTTGATAATGTGTTGGATTTTACTACGGAACATGCTTCCGAAATCGAAAAAATTAATATTCCTTTGCTCAGTGACAATAACCTGCGGGTGCTCTGGCAGAAGTTTTCTCAAATTCATGGTGTGACGCTGACCAAAGCGATTTCAAACAACATTGAGGTCAATCATCGTTCGGCCAATAAGGGCGATGGGTTAAAACAGCTTTGTCGGATCTTAAAATTAGCACCGGGAAATGTAATGGCAATCGGAGACAGCGACAACGATCTGCGGATGTTGGAGTTTGCCGGCCTCAGTGTTGCCATGGGGAATGCGTCAGAGGAAATTAAAGCCATGGCCAACCATGTTACGCTACCCTTCTATGAGGATGGGGTTGCCCATGCCATTGAGAAGTTTGTATTGGCTTAG
- a CDS encoding ABC transporter permease, with protein MKISTFLENNQNKTKWISKIGVAFFWVLLWALAARWVDSPLVLPSPLKTLKGVITLAGDFEFFVSIGVTLLRVFGGVFISVVLGLVLGLAGGLNKPFYGIMNPFVSTIKSLPVVSVIILINLWIASGLVPLVVTFLVCFPVTWTNVVQGVRSTDHKLLQMAKIYNVEQSKIIRDIYVPSIKPYAVSALMSAIGLGWKVTVTAEVLANALPSIGMNLYYAKIYLETDLLFSWTLVIVICSLAIEKMTLYVIGNRQKGGSQCPLS; from the coding sequence GTGAAGATTTCTACGTTCTTGGAAAATAACCAAAATAAAACGAAATGGATCAGCAAGATTGGAGTGGCCTTTTTCTGGGTGCTCCTCTGGGCCTTGGCAGCCCGGTGGGTAGACAGCCCACTGGTGCTGCCATCGCCGCTTAAAACCCTGAAAGGTGTGATAACCCTGGCTGGGGATTTTGAGTTTTTTGTGAGCATCGGGGTCACCTTGCTCCGAGTATTTGGCGGGGTTTTTATTTCAGTGGTACTGGGTCTGGTGCTGGGTTTGGCTGGGGGGCTCAACAAACCCTTTTATGGAATCATGAATCCCTTTGTCAGTACCATCAAGTCGCTACCGGTGGTTTCGGTGATTATTCTAATCAACTTATGGATCGCCTCTGGTTTGGTACCGCTGGTGGTTACCTTTCTGGTCTGCTTCCCGGTGACCTGGACAAATGTGGTGCAAGGGGTGAGAAGCACCGATCACAAGTTGCTGCAGATGGCAAAAATTTATAATGTGGAGCAATCTAAAATAATCCGCGATATTTATGTGCCATCGATAAAACCCTATGCAGTATCCGCGCTGATGAGCGCCATCGGTTTGGGGTGGAAGGTTACCGTCACCGCCGAGGTTTTGGCCAATGCCTTGCCGTCTATCGGGATGAATCTGTATTACGCAAAAATTTATCTGGAAACCGATTTGCTTTTTTCCTGGACCCTGGTGATTGTGATCTGCAGCCTTGCCATTGAAAAGATGACGCTCTATGTGATCGGAAATCGTCAAAAGGGAGGCAGTCAATGTCCATTATCATAA
- a CDS encoding phosphatidate cytidylyltransferase: protein MDRPSSSLESRRAERLRGASRRAEKSSMKTRIWTGVIGLPLLIIILYTGGFILVIGVSFLAFVGTMEYTRAVNKMIHPRINVFLMIILSIMLMVTIKLDYYFLMPVLLVAFIIIFCYEILSGNVEISRGSATLMGLIYVPIMFGHLFLFETVNKGAYYMWLIFVIAFTTDTAAYFIGKSIGNRKIAPLISPKKTIAGSVGGVIVAALSTILYGTILSSYFSFVLPWYLYLIVGVFGSIAGQCGDLTASMIKRKAKIKDFGTILPGHGGILDRFDSILFIIPLIYIFAKLTIGIA, encoded by the coding sequence ATGGATCGGCCGAGTAGCAGTTTGGAGAGCCGCCGGGCGGAACGATTAAGAGGTGCGAGCAGACGGGCTGAAAAGAGTTCCATGAAAACCCGAATCTGGACCGGGGTTATTGGTCTGCCGCTGCTCATTATTATTTTGTATACAGGGGGATTTATCCTGGTCATTGGTGTGTCCTTTCTGGCTTTTGTCGGGACGATGGAGTATACCCGAGCTGTCAACAAAATGATTCACCCTAGAATTAATGTCTTTCTGATGATTATTTTGTCGATTATGCTAATGGTGACCATCAAATTGGATTATTATTTTCTGATGCCGGTTTTGCTGGTAGCCTTTATTATTATTTTCTGTTACGAAATTTTATCGGGAAATGTTGAGATTTCGCGCGGTAGTGCCACTTTGATGGGGCTCATATATGTACCGATTATGTTTGGTCATCTGTTTCTTTTTGAAACTGTCAACAAAGGCGCCTACTATATGTGGCTGATTTTTGTGATCGCGTTCACAACCGATACGGCAGCCTATTTTATTGGGAAATCCATCGGCAACAGAAAGATTGCGCCCCTGATCAGCCCCAAAAAAACCATCGCCGGATCGGTTGGCGGAGTCATTGTTGCGGCACTGAGTACCATCCTTTATGGAACCATTTTAAGTTCTTACTTTAGTTTTGTTTTGCCCTGGTATTTATACCTGATTGTTGGCGTTTTTGGAAGCATTGCCGGACAATGCGGGGATTTGACAGCATCGATGATCAAGCGCAAAGCCAAAATAAAAGATTTTGGCACCATTTTGCCCGGTCATGGTGGAATTTTGGATCGCTTTGACAGCATCCTCTTTATCATTCCTCTTATTTATATTTTTGCCAAATTAACCATTGGCATCGCGTAG
- a CDS encoding ABC transporter ATP-binding protein, with translation MSIIIKDLGKKYGQETIFKDFNLVFEKNKITGILGPSGAGKTTLLNLCGGLEQPDRGTIEGINPQAISYIFQEPRLLPWRTVRENLRFVFKARAIKKPGSHEREIDAMLERVGLTTVGDYYPHELSGGMRQRVSIARAFLYPSELLLMDEPFSSLDSSLKNRLMDDFLKIWEQNKRTVIFVSHQEDEIRHLADIILTFSDKPVQVLKKERLT, from the coding sequence ATGTCCATTATCATAAAAGACCTCGGTAAAAAATATGGGCAAGAGACTATTTTTAAAGACTTTAATCTGGTATTTGAAAAAAATAAAATCACGGGCATTCTGGGACCTTCCGGAGCCGGAAAAACGACCTTGCTTAATCTTTGCGGTGGCTTGGAGCAGCCCGATCGGGGAACCATTGAAGGCATTAATCCCCAGGCAATCTCCTATATTTTTCAGGAACCACGGCTGCTGCCCTGGCGAACGGTCCGGGAGAATCTGCGCTTTGTTTTTAAAGCAAGGGCGATTAAAAAACCTGGCTCCCATGAACGTGAGATTGATGCCATGCTGGAACGCGTTGGTTTGACTACCGTTGGGGACTATTATCCCCACGAGCTCAGCGGTGGCATGCGTCAGCGGGTATCCATTGCCCGGGCCTTTCTATATCCTTCCGAATTACTATTGATGGATGAACCATTTAGCAGTCTCGACAGTTCACTAAAAAACCGGCTGATGGATGACTTTTTAAAAATTTGGGAGCAGAACAAACGAACGGTGATCTTTGTCAGTCATCAAGAAGATGAGATCAGGCACTTAGCCGATATTATCCTGACCTTTTCGGATAAACCAGTTCAAGTTTTAAAAAAAGAAAGATTAACGTAA
- a CDS encoding S8 family serine peptidase, whose protein sequence is MKRKMKPYLIIFSIVMLMLSLSVPTLANESIQTDTLSNSSEMSVNNQMNINTLSELPDLESDDNTSQQIVIIYRDSSPLNVKSLSLSTNAVAKGETVSDRVDILEVKSDVDVDALIKTISENPNVLAVDRNDTLKTYSLPNDPYVTDGKAWQFQSIGTDKTWDQVSNAKTVGVAVLDTGLNTNHPDLTGRIIAGYDYVTKSSTVLDQDGHGTLVSGFIAATANNGIGLSGVAGTANVKIAPYRVGAKGLSVANICAALMDAADRSDIKVINMSYGGYDYNNSEAAAIQYAKDRGKVLVASSGNEGEANDPKTGLSSYPASYDGVISVAATTRFNDRAAFSQYNTMVDLAAPGEDVYTTSIDGDYINDSGTSFASPIVAGACGVLLAANGSLNADQVEAALTSTALDLGVPGKDDYFGYGLIQLDRALATVIADKSLTALYKTHIQNLGWEDVFKRNGELSGTSGLGYRLEAIQIALDNPGYDVGVTYRTHIQDVGWQEWRNNGDLSGTSGAGLRLEAIEINLTGPDADQFDIYYRTHVENLGWLSWAANGEQSGSSGYGYRLESIEIMTLPKGSTFNTSGDAFIVNPT, encoded by the coding sequence ATGAAACGAAAAATGAAACCCTACCTGATTATTTTTAGTATCGTGATGTTGATGCTTTCTTTGTCGGTACCTACCCTGGCAAATGAATCCATTCAAACTGATACTCTTTCTAATTCCAGTGAAATGAGTGTGAACAATCAAATGAACATTAACACCTTGTCCGAACTTCCTGATCTGGAAAGTGACGACAATACAAGTCAGCAGATCGTTATTATTTACAGAGATTCAAGTCCCCTTAATGTTAAGAGCCTGTCATTATCCACTAATGCGGTCGCTAAAGGAGAAACCGTATCTGATCGGGTCGATATTCTGGAGGTAAAAAGCGATGTCGATGTTGATGCATTGATTAAAACGATCAGTGAGAACCCCAATGTTTTAGCAGTTGATCGCAATGATACGCTAAAAACCTATTCGCTCCCCAATGATCCTTATGTTACCGATGGCAAAGCGTGGCAGTTTCAAAGCATCGGCACCGATAAAACCTGGGACCAAGTCTCAAATGCCAAAACCGTTGGCGTCGCGGTTTTAGACACCGGACTCAATACCAATCACCCCGATCTGACTGGCCGCATTATTGCCGGTTATGACTATGTCACCAAAAGTAGCACTGTTTTAGATCAGGACGGTCACGGAACCCTGGTTAGCGGTTTTATTGCCGCTACTGCTAATAATGGCATTGGACTCTCTGGTGTGGCCGGAACGGCCAATGTAAAAATTGCCCCCTATCGGGTCGGTGCCAAAGGCCTCTCGGTTGCCAATATCTGCGCTGCCCTGATGGATGCTGCTGATCGTTCCGACATCAAAGTCATTAACATGAGCTATGGTGGTTATGATTACAACAACAGCGAAGCGGCTGCTATTCAATATGCCAAAGACAGAGGTAAGGTGCTGGTGGCCTCCTCAGGAAATGAGGGCGAAGCAAATGATCCCAAAACCGGATTGTCATCTTACCCCGCTTCTTACGACGGCGTCATTTCGGTGGCGGCAACCACCCGTTTCAATGACCGGGCCGCCTTTTCTCAGTATAACACGATGGTCGATCTGGCTGCTCCCGGAGAAGATGTTTACACGACTTCTATTGATGGCGACTATATAAATGATAGTGGCACCTCTTTCGCTTCTCCCATCGTTGCCGGTGCCTGTGGGGTCTTACTGGCCGCCAATGGGAGCTTAAATGCCGACCAGGTGGAAGCCGCACTGACTTCCACTGCTCTGGATCTTGGTGTTCCAGGGAAAGATGATTATTTTGGCTATGGCTTGATCCAATTGGATCGCGCTCTTGCAACGGTAATAGCTGATAAATCATTAACCGCCTTATATAAAACCCATATTCAAAACCTTGGTTGGGAAGACGTGTTTAAACGAAACGGTGAACTCAGCGGCACCTCGGGTTTAGGTTACCGTTTGGAGGCGATTCAGATTGCCTTGGATAATCCCGGTTATGACGTCGGCGTAACCTATCGAACCCATATCCAGGATGTGGGCTGGCAGGAATGGCGCAATAACGGTGATCTCAGTGGCACTTCTGGAGCTGGTCTTCGCCTGGAAGCGATAGAGATTAATCTAACCGGTCCCGATGCTGATCAATTTGATATTTATTACCGTACCCATGTTGAAAATTTGGGCTGGTTGAGTTGGGCGGCTAATGGCGAACAATCCGGTAGCTCCGGCTACGGCTACCGGCTCGAAAGCATTGAAATTATGACCTTACCCAAAGGGAGCACCTTTAATACCTCCGGTGACGCGTTTATCGTCAACCCGACCTGA
- a CDS encoding isoprenyl transferase, with protein MTSQLDKDNLPEHIAIIMDGNGRWAKAKNRPRLFGHNAGMKTLKKIVRASSDVGIKIITMYAFSTENWKRSPEEVTGLMNIAVEYFHKEVGELHENNVKINVIGDMNGLTKKVREAAVKAMDTTAKNTGLVLNIALNYGSRDEIVQAVKGLMALGISPEAVSEAQISAHLYTKGQPDPDLLIRTGGESRLSNFMLWQMAYCEFMFTDIYWPDFEVANYYEMIANYQRRNRRYGSAE; from the coding sequence ATGACAAGTCAGTTAGATAAAGATAATCTGCCTGAGCATATAGCCATAATCATGGATGGAAACGGCCGTTGGGCAAAAGCAAAAAATCGACCCCGTTTATTTGGCCATAATGCCGGCATGAAGACATTGAAAAAAATTGTCCGGGCATCCTCAGATGTCGGCATAAAGATAATTACGATGTATGCTTTTTCCACTGAAAATTGGAAACGGAGTCCCGAAGAAGTCACGGGGTTGATGAATATTGCGGTTGAGTATTTCCATAAAGAAGTTGGGGAATTACATGAAAACAATGTCAAAATCAACGTCATTGGAGACATGAACGGGTTAACAAAAAAAGTTCGGGAAGCCGCTGTGAAAGCCATGGACACCACCGCTAAAAACACTGGCCTGGTACTTAATATTGCCCTGAACTACGGGAGCAGAGACGAAATTGTCCAAGCCGTGAAGGGCCTTATGGCCCTGGGGATAAGCCCGGAAGCGGTGAGCGAAGCCCAGATCAGCGCGCATCTTTATACCAAAGGTCAGCCTGATCCGGATCTGCTGATTCGAACCGGTGGGGAAAGTCGGCTGAGCAATTTTATGCTATGGCAGATGGCCTACTGCGAATTTATGTTTACCGACATTTATTGGCCAGACTTTGAAGTCGCAAATTATTATGAAATGATCGCAAATTATCAGAGAAGGAATCGTCGTTATGGATCGGCCGAGTAG
- a CDS encoding RIP metalloprotease, whose protein sequence is MNLYTILITLLILCVLVIVHELGHFMVAKKTGIFVEEFAIGMGPKLFSKQGKETLFTVRAFPVGGFCKMRGEEPAFDEEGNLLPKDPNIPIDPRSFEAKSRGEKLLVLVAGSAMNIIFALVCLIVVALFTGHTNIFDAIGTAFLNTWRFSGLIFQSFGMLFTGQVGLDQLAGPIGMVSMVDTFLQSGLVILLAFTAMLSVNLGIINLFPLPALDGGRIFILLIEMVVRRKLSPEWELKINYFGFIALIALAVLIAVNDIMRLAA, encoded by the coding sequence TTGAATTTATATACGATCCTTATTACATTGCTTATTTTGTGTGTCTTAGTGATTGTTCATGAGCTGGGACATTTTATGGTGGCAAAAAAAACTGGCATCTTCGTCGAAGAATTTGCTATCGGTATGGGACCAAAATTATTTAGTAAACAAGGTAAAGAAACACTATTTACCGTTCGAGCCTTTCCAGTCGGGGGATTTTGCAAAATGCGGGGCGAAGAGCCAGCATTTGATGAAGAAGGCAACCTGCTTCCTAAAGATCCCAATATCCCCATCGATCCCCGCAGCTTTGAAGCAAAAAGCCGGGGTGAAAAGCTGCTGGTGTTAGTGGCCGGTTCGGCCATGAACATTATCTTTGCCCTTGTCTGTCTGATTGTGGTGGCCTTATTTACCGGTCACACCAACATCTTTGACGCCATAGGTACCGCCTTTTTAAATACCTGGCGGTTTTCCGGTCTGATTTTTCAGAGCTTCGGGATGTTGTTTACGGGTCAGGTGGGCTTGGATCAGCTGGCTGGGCCGATTGGAATGGTATCGATGGTCGATACCTTTTTGCAAAGCGGGTTGGTTATTTTGCTGGCCTTTACCGCCATGTTAAGTGTCAATTTGGGGATTATCAACCTGTTTCCACTGCCAGCCCTGGATGGTGGTCGAATTTTTATCCTCCTGATTGAAATGGTGGTGCGTCGGAAACTCAGTCCGGAATGGGAATTAAAAATTAACTACTTTGGATTTATTGCCCTGATTGCCCTGGCGGTCCTGATTGCTGTGAATGATATTATGCGGCTGGCAGCATAG
- the ispG gene encoding flavodoxin-dependent (E)-4-hydroxy-3-methylbut-2-enyl-diphosphate synthase has protein sequence MKKRKETRVVRIGATAIGGENPIAIQSMTNTDTRNSVATIAQITALEAAGCEIVRVAVPDEAAAQAITEIKKGIHIPLVADIHFDYQLALTAMENGVDKLRINPGNIGSEKGIREIVAMATERGIPIRIGVNAGSLEKEILAKNKGRATPAGMVESAVRHIRILEDAGFDNIVVSMKASDVRFTIASYEQFSQKYDYPLHLGITEAGILRSSAVKSAMGIGYLLLDGLGDTLRVSITGDPLEEIDVARDILSGIGLYSGRRPRVEVISCPTCGRTEIDLIGIAKEIDRQLRTVEKDLRVAVMGCIVNGPGEGKAADIGIAGGKNKAVLFKKGEIIKSIAEDEIISVLLEEIEKM, from the coding sequence GTGAAAAAACGAAAAGAAACCCGGGTGGTGAGGATTGGAGCAACTGCCATTGGCGGAGAAAATCCCATTGCCATCCAGTCAATGACCAATACCGATACCCGAAACAGTGTTGCAACAATTGCTCAGATTACGGCTCTGGAAGCCGCCGGGTGTGAGATTGTCCGGGTCGCAGTTCCTGATGAAGCGGCGGCCCAGGCTATTACTGAGATAAAAAAAGGAATTCATATTCCGCTGGTGGCTGATATTCACTTTGACTATCAACTAGCCCTGACCGCTATGGAAAATGGGGTTGATAAGTTGCGCATTAATCCGGGTAATATTGGTTCGGAAAAAGGCATTCGGGAAATTGTTGCGATGGCGACCGAACGCGGCATTCCGATTCGAATTGGGGTGAATGCCGGCTCCCTGGAAAAAGAAATTCTAGCCAAAAATAAGGGTCGAGCTACCCCGGCCGGGATGGTCGAATCAGCGGTACGGCACATCCGAATTTTAGAAGATGCCGGCTTTGATAACATCGTGGTTTCAATGAAGGCTTCAGATGTCCGGTTTACCATCGCGTCTTATGAACAATTTTCACAAAAGTATGATTACCCCTTGCATCTGGGGATCACCGAGGCTGGAATCCTGCGAAGCTCAGCCGTTAAATCGGCGATGGGCATCGGCTATCTGCTACTAGATGGGTTAGGGGATACGCTGCGCGTGTCGATAACTGGCGATCCGCTCGAAGAAATTGATGTGGCTCGCGATATTCTTAGCGGCATCGGTCTTTACAGTGGTCGACGACCCCGGGTGGAAGTTATCTCCTGTCCCACCTGTGGTCGTACCGAAATTGATTTAATCGGCATTGCTAAAGAAATCGACCGGCAGCTGAGAACGGTTGAAAAAGACCTCCGGGTGGCTGTGATGGGGTGTATTGTGAATGGTCCCGGCGAAGGCAAGGCGGCTGATATTGGCATTGCCGGGGGAAAAAATAAGGCGGTGCTATTTAAAAAGGGTGAAATTATAAAAAGCATTGCCGAGGATGAAATCATCTCGGTATTATTAGAAGAAATAGAAAAAATGTGA
- a CDS encoding transcriptional regulator, translating into MNKKLENYVTLVDFLAEFMGENTEVVLHDMTDWHHSVVAIRNGQISGRKVGDPITETNLRILRSEVHKKVPYMNNDPKKFKKKESIKSASWFIKDENDVLIGMICINSDSHELIAARDLLDKMIRPPLVENEQKEKGPEKINIDVKELVDNNLNHISQDLLKKLKLLSKDEKVELVGKLDEMGTFSVKGTIWYLAKCMGVSVPTLYRYLSLTKK; encoded by the coding sequence GTGAATAAAAAACTGGAGAACTATGTGACCCTGGTGGATTTTTTAGCAGAATTTATGGGAGAAAATACGGAAGTTGTTCTCCATGATATGACCGACTGGCATCATTCGGTGGTCGCCATACGCAATGGGCAGATCAGCGGACGAAAGGTTGGCGATCCGATTACGGAAACAAACTTAAGAATTCTTCGCAGTGAGGTGCATAAAAAAGTACCCTATATGAATAATGATCCCAAAAAATTCAAGAAAAAAGAATCGATCAAATCGGCGTCCTGGTTTATCAAGGACGAAAATGACGTTCTGATTGGCATGATCTGTATCAATTCGGATAGTCATGAACTCATTGCCGCCCGGGATCTTTTAGACAAGATGATCCGTCCGCCACTGGTTGAAAATGAACAAAAGGAAAAAGGACCCGAAAAAATAAATATTGATGTAAAAGAACTGGTGGATAATAATCTCAATCATATTTCCCAGGATTTGCTTAAAAAACTAAAACTCTTATCCAAGGATGAAAAAGTCGAGCTGGTGGGGAAACTGGATGAAATGGGAACATTTTCGGTTAAGGGAACCATCTGGTATCTGGCCAAGTGCATGGGCGTTTCGGTCCCCACCCTTTACCGCTATCTTTCACTTACTAAAAAATAA